The following coding sequences are from one Candidatus Nanopelagicus hibericus window:
- the atpA gene encoding F0F1 ATP synthase subunit alpha, which produces MAEVTIRPEEIRDALAKHVAAYKPGAAVKDEIGAVTEAGDGIARVEGLPSTMTNELLKFENGTLGLALNLDVREIGVVILGEFTGIEEGTPVRRTGEILSVPVGDGFLGRVVDALGRPIDGKGEIKAETTRALEIQAPSVVQRQPVKEPMQTGIKAIDAMTAIGRGQRQLIIGDRQTGKTAIAVDTIINQLENWKSGDPKKQVKCIYVAIGQKGSTIASVKGSLEAAGAMAYTTIVAAPASDPAGFKYLAPYTGSSIGQHWMYKGQHVLIIFDDLSKQAEAYRSVSLLLRRPPGREAYPGDVFYLHSRLLERCAKLSDELGGGSMTGLPIIETKGNDVSAFIPTNVISITDGQCFLETDLFNAGVRPAINVGISVSRVGGSAQTKAIKKIAGRLRLDLAQYRELEAFAAFGSDLDAASKAQLERGARMVELLKQGQYSPFSVERQVASIWAGTTGKLDSVPVVDIRRFEAEFLDFIARERKAIFEVISTTRELTDDTVKSLEEAITVFKTQFKSSVAPAVNEKKADALTGEDNEQITRQVPAIKR; this is translated from the coding sequence ATGGCCGAAGTTACTATCCGCCCCGAAGAGATTCGGGATGCACTGGCAAAACATGTCGCTGCATACAAACCAGGTGCCGCAGTAAAAGATGAAATTGGCGCCGTAACTGAAGCAGGTGATGGCATCGCTCGAGTTGAAGGTTTGCCATCTACCATGACAAATGAATTATTAAAGTTTGAAAATGGCACATTGGGACTAGCGTTGAACTTAGATGTTCGCGAAATCGGTGTTGTTATCTTGGGTGAGTTCACCGGCATTGAAGAGGGAACACCAGTTCGACGAACTGGGGAAATTCTCTCTGTTCCAGTTGGTGATGGCTTCTTAGGTCGAGTTGTTGATGCATTAGGCAGACCAATTGATGGTAAGGGTGAAATAAAAGCTGAAACCACTCGCGCCCTTGAAATTCAAGCACCATCTGTGGTGCAAAGACAACCGGTTAAAGAGCCAATGCAAACTGGTATTAAAGCAATTGACGCGATGACTGCGATCGGCCGTGGTCAGCGCCAATTAATTATTGGTGATCGCCAGACAGGTAAAACTGCTATTGCAGTTGACACAATTATTAATCAATTGGAGAACTGGAAGAGTGGGGATCCAAAGAAGCAGGTTAAATGTATTTATGTTGCGATTGGACAAAAGGGTTCAACAATCGCCTCTGTTAAAGGCTCACTTGAAGCAGCAGGTGCCATGGCTTACACAACAATTGTGGCAGCACCAGCCTCTGATCCAGCAGGATTTAAATACCTTGCTCCTTACACTGGTTCATCAATTGGTCAGCACTGGATGTATAAAGGACAACATGTATTAATTATTTTTGATGATCTTTCAAAACAAGCAGAGGCTTATCGTTCAGTATCGCTACTGCTAAGGCGCCCACCAGGTCGTGAGGCATATCCAGGAGATGTTTTCTATTTACACTCTCGTCTGCTGGAGCGATGCGCAAAGCTATCTGATGAATTAGGTGGCGGTTCTATGACCGGCTTGCCAATCATTGAAACTAAAGGAAATGACGTTTCGGCCTTTATTCCAACCAACGTTATCTCTATTACTGATGGTCAGTGTTTCTTAGAGACTGATTTGTTTAACGCAGGTGTTCGTCCAGCAATTAACGTTGGTATTTCAGTATCTCGCGTTGGTGGATCTGCGCAAACAAAGGCGATTAAAAAGATTGCCGGACGACTTCGGCTTGATCTTGCTCAGTACCGAGAGCTTGAAGCTTTCGCAGCTTTTGGTTCAGATCTAGATGCTGCCTCGAAAGCACAGCTTGAGCGCGGTGCGCGAATGGTTGAACTATTAAAGCAGGGTCAGTACTCACCATTTTCAGTAGAACGCCAAGTCGCATCTATCTGGGCTGGAACCACTGGAAAATTAGATTCAGTTCCAGTTGTTGATATTCGTCGTTTTGAAGCTGAGTTCTTAGATTTTATTGCCAGAGAGCGCAAGGCGATCTTTGAAGTAATATCAACCACCCGTGAGTTGACAGATGACACTGTTAAATCATTGGAAGAGGCGATTACGGTATTTAAGACTCAATTTAAATCATCGGTTGCACCAGCTGTAAATGAGAAAAAAGCTGATGCATTAACTGGTGAAGATAATGAGCAAATTACCCGCCAAGTTCCAGCGATAAAGCGATAA
- a CDS encoding F0F1 ATP synthase subunit delta has protein sequence MKVLGGSSRASVLTLRKALTDLVNTQSAAAAATLANDLFTILSSLTSSIGLRRALTDSARDSSAKSELISNLYGKNISASAQTLLAQASSLRWSNPGEIADAVENLAVEAATAAAEKNSELENLENQLFDFARVLKSNPELRQVLNTSADTDANKLSLLDSLVKGKYANSTVELLRKVITLRRGRSIDATLTAYSHYVAARKDRLVAHVKSAVELSDAQLNKLLSALSKQMGRDVHINVEIDPKVLGGMSIRYADDVIDGTIVNRLAEAGRALVS, from the coding sequence ATGAAGGTATTAGGTGGTTCAAGCAGAGCATCGGTATTAACTCTGCGCAAAGCGTTGACTGATTTGGTGAATACCCAATCAGCAGCAGCTGCTGCCACCTTGGCCAATGATCTTTTTACTATTCTTTCATCCCTAACATCATCAATCGGACTTCGCAGAGCATTAACTGATAGCGCACGAGATTCAAGCGCTAAATCAGAGTTGATTTCAAATCTTTATGGTAAAAATATTTCTGCATCCGCTCAAACTTTGCTTGCCCAAGCTTCATCATTGCGCTGGTCTAACCCAGGTGAGATTGCAGATGCAGTTGAAAACTTAGCGGTAGAGGCAGCAACCGCAGCAGCTGAAAAAAACAGCGAGCTAGAAAATCTTGAAAATCAGCTATTTGATTTTGCGCGAGTATTAAAATCTAATCCAGAGTTGCGCCAGGTGCTTAATACCTCGGCAGATACCGATGCCAACAAGCTCTCGTTGTTAGATTCATTGGTTAAAGGTAAGTACGCTAACTCAACTGTTGAATTATTGCGTAAGGTCATCACATTACGTCGAGGACGAAGTATTGATGCCACTCTCACCGCTTACTCACATTATGTGGCAGCCCGTAAGGATCGATTAGTCGCGCATGTAAAAAGTGCGGTTGAATTAAGCGATGCGCAGTTAAATAAATTACTTTCTGCACTGTCCAAGCAAATGGGCAGAGATGTGCATATTAATGTAGAGATTGACCCAAAGGTTTTAGGCGGTATGTCAATTAGATATGCCGATGATGTAATAGATGGCACCATCGTTAATCGTTTAGCAGAAGCGGGCAGAGCGCTCGTAAGTTAG
- a CDS encoding F0F1 ATP synthase subunit B, translating into MSSKSFSNWAAAEGANPLIPHTAELIVGFIAFSLLFLVLRSKVVPMFEKAFTARTEAIQGGMEKAERAQIEAERALAQYTNQLNEARGEAQKIREDARVQGAAIIEDLRSKAAEEAARITAAATAAIEAERQQAVTSLRNEVGALATELAGKIVGEALDDQVRQSRIVDRFIADLEKSK; encoded by the coding sequence ATGTCTTCAAAAAGTTTTAGCAACTGGGCAGCAGCCGAGGGTGCTAACCCATTAATTCCGCACACCGCAGAATTAATCGTTGGTTTTATTGCATTCTCCTTATTGTTCTTAGTTCTACGTTCCAAAGTGGTTCCGATGTTTGAAAAAGCATTCACCGCCCGCACTGAAGCAATTCAAGGTGGTATGGAAAAAGCAGAGCGTGCCCAAATAGAAGCAGAGCGCGCACTTGCGCAGTACACAAACCAATTAAATGAAGCTCGTGGTGAAGCACAAAAGATCCGTGAAGATGCCAGAGTGCAAGGTGCTGCCATCATTGAAGATTTGCGAAGTAAGGCAGCAGAGGAGGCGGCAAGAATTACTGCAGCTGCTACCGCTGCGATCGAAGCTGAGCGTCAGCAAGCAGTCACCTCACTTCGTAATGAGGTTGGTGCACTTGCAACTGAGTTGGCCGGAAAGATTGTCGGAGAAGCGCTAGATGACCAGGTCCGTCAATCTCGAATTGTTGATCGCTTTATTGCAGATTTGGAGAAGAGTAAGTAA
- a CDS encoding ATP synthase F0 subunit C: MTGTLNLVGYGLSAIGPAIATGMIFAAYISGVARQPEARSVLQPIAFLGFALAEALALFGLVLAFVL, encoded by the coding sequence ATGACAGGCACACTCAACCTGGTCGGTTATGGCCTATCTGCAATCGGACCTGCAATCGCAACTGGCATGATCTTCGCTGCTTACATCAGCGGTGTAGCACGCCAACCGGAAGCACGTTCAGTACTGCAGCCGATCGCATTTCTAGGCTTTGCACTAGCAGAAGCGCTAGCGCTTTTTGGTCTAGTACTAGCTTTCGTTCTCTAA
- the atpB gene encoding F0F1 ATP synthase subunit A — MGVRLASEDGFKPPSTADFELPPVFGDNPFTTKPVFLVFFSVILISVFFILASRKAAIVPSKLQFAGESVYGFVRNDLARDVIGHEFMRFVPYLFTLFTFILTNNLFGIIPFLQFPTMSRVSFPYVLAMFTFVIFHYVAIKHKGLIAYLKEIMFMPGVPKPVYILLTPIEVATYFLVRPLTLSLRLFANMFAGHLLLLVFILGGEHLLQGVIGLKLVSPFAFAFGIALTFFEFMVQCLQAYIFTLLTALYIAGALADEH; from the coding sequence GTGGGCGTTCGGTTAGCAAGTGAGGATGGCTTCAAGCCACCTAGTACCGCCGACTTTGAATTGCCGCCAGTTTTTGGCGATAACCCGTTTACTACTAAACCAGTCTTTCTAGTTTTTTTCTCAGTAATTTTAATCTCAGTATTTTTCATTCTTGCTTCAAGAAAAGCCGCAATAGTTCCATCAAAACTGCAATTTGCTGGTGAATCAGTTTATGGTTTTGTTAGAAATGATCTAGCTCGAGATGTAATCGGTCATGAATTTATGCGATTTGTCCCTTACCTTTTTACACTTTTCACATTTATCTTGACCAACAATTTATTTGGAATTATTCCATTTCTGCAGTTTCCAACAATGTCTAGAGTGAGCTTTCCTTATGTATTAGCGATGTTTACATTTGTAATATTCCATTATGTAGCTATTAAACATAAAGGATTAATCGCTTATCTGAAAGAAATTATGTTTATGCCGGGAGTTCCAAAACCGGTTTATATTCTGCTCACCCCAATTGAGGTGGCCACCTATTTCCTAGTCCGGCCACTAACTCTTTCACTGCGGTTATTCGCAAATATGTTTGCCGGTCACCTTTTGCTCCTAGTTTTCATCCTAGGCGGCGAGCACCTATTGCAGGGGGTAATTGGTCTGAAGTTAGTATCACCATTCGCTTTTGCCTTTGGAATTGCGCTGACCTTTTTCGAATTTATGGTTCAGTGCCTGCAGGCATATATCTTTACCCTGTTGACCGCCCTCTATATTGCGGGTGCGTTAGCAGATGAGCACTAA
- a CDS encoding AtpZ/AtpI family protein, with the protein MSRSKSNNDDLNNSQNEENALWSIVGYLLSGLLIWGGIGWGLDRWLGTTYLVLVGMLLGAGASIYLVWLRFGRD; encoded by the coding sequence ATGAGTAGATCTAAATCCAACAACGATGACTTAAACAATTCCCAGAATGAGGAAAATGCGTTGTGGTCAATTGTGGGTTACTTACTATCTGGATTATTGATTTGGGGTGGGATTGGTTGGGGCTTGGATAGATGGCTCGGAACAACCTATTTGGTGTTGGTCGGGATGTTGCTAGGTGCTGGGGCATCCATATATTTAGTCTGGCTGCGCTTCGGGCGGGATTAA
- a CDS encoding MraY family glycosyltransferase, which translates to MREYLVTILLAALITYLITPIVRDLAVKAGAVTAIRARDIHLQPTPRWGGLAMWLSMALTLVIVNYLPLIHKSFGSDATGIFLSGTFILLLGMIDDRFDLDPITKFAGQGLAAGILLIYGVQILWLPINGITTLPTNIGQVLTVIFVMVVINAINFVDGLDGLATGIVMICAASFFAFSYLLAVINGLNRAGAPSLITAVVIGLCLGFLPHNFHPAQIFMGDSGAMFLGLLVSASAITLTGQVDASAITEGNSGTALLPLMLPFTILAIPLLDFAMAIIRRIKAGRSPFTADREHLHHRIMRFGLTQQRATIVLYLWTGMFALPTVLAAFIPLWISVLSGVGIFLLSVLVISKSRVSEKI; encoded by the coding sequence ATGCGTGAGTATTTAGTAACCATATTACTTGCAGCACTAATCACTTATTTAATTACTCCGATTGTAAGAGATCTTGCGGTTAAGGCCGGTGCAGTAACTGCCATACGTGCTCGAGATATACACCTTCAACCAACTCCGCGGTGGGGCGGATTGGCAATGTGGCTATCAATGGCGCTCACTTTGGTAATCGTTAATTACCTACCATTAATTCATAAGTCTTTTGGCAGCGATGCAACAGGTATTTTTTTAAGTGGCACTTTTATTTTACTTCTTGGCATGATTGATGATCGATTTGACCTAGATCCAATAACTAAATTTGCCGGTCAAGGGCTAGCTGCTGGAATTTTGTTGATATACGGAGTACAAATACTGTGGTTGCCAATAAATGGAATAACTACTTTGCCAACAAATATTGGTCAAGTGCTAACAGTTATATTTGTGATGGTAGTAATCAATGCGATTAACTTCGTCGACGGACTTGATGGATTAGCAACTGGAATTGTAATGATTTGTGCAGCCTCTTTCTTTGCCTTTTCCTACCTCCTTGCAGTTATTAACGGATTAAATCGTGCTGGTGCGCCATCACTTATTACTGCGGTGGTTATTGGATTATGTCTTGGCTTTTTACCGCATAATTTCCACCCAGCCCAAATATTTATGGGAGATTCCGGTGCGATGTTTTTAGGTTTACTAGTAAGTGCATCTGCAATAACTTTAACCGGCCAGGTTGATGCCTCGGCTATTACTGAAGGTAACAGCGGAACTGCGTTACTGCCGTTGATGTTACCTTTTACAATACTTGCGATCCCTCTGTTGGATTTTGCAATGGCAATAATTCGAAGAATAAAAGCTGGGCGTTCACCCTTTACAGCTGATCGAGAACACCTACATCATCGGATTATGCGCTTTGGATTAACTCAACAACGAGCCACAATTGTTTTGTATCTTTGGACAGGCATGTTTGCGCTTCCGACAGTTTTAGCAGCATTTATTCCACTTTGGATTTCGGTTTTATCAGGCGTAGGAATATTTCTATTATCAGTTTTAGTAATTAGCAAGTCTAGAGTTAGCGAAAAAATTTAA
- the glyA gene encoding serine hydroxymethyltransferase codes for MSRFEKYYGPDFNSLEKQDPEIAAVVISELVRQRQDVQLIASENFTSSAVLAAMGSTLSNKYAEGYPGKRYYGGCEEVDKVEIIGIDRAKKLFGAEHANLQPHSGASANVAVYQAFTKPGDTVLAMSLPHGGHLTHGSKVNFSGKWFNVVSYGVRQDNELIDYDQLRDLAIEHKPKMICSGATAYPSLIDFQKVRQICDEVGAIMWVDAAHFIGLVAGKAIPSPVPYADVVSFTTHKVLRGPRGGMILSKEKHAAAIDKAIFPGMQGGPIMSAVAGKAIVLKECATAEYQSYAKKVIENCQELAKSLENEGMRAVSGGTQTHLALIDIRSTGVTGKVADERCGLSGITLNKNAIPYDPQTPAVTSGIRVGTAATTTQGMGKNEMKQIASFIARAIKDGEDAGKAKAIRSEVHQLTNQFPVYPEPKN; via the coding sequence ATGTCCCGCTTTGAAAAATACTACGGCCCAGATTTTAATTCACTAGAAAAACAAGATCCAGAGATAGCCGCTGTTGTAATTTCAGAGCTTGTGCGCCAACGCCAAGATGTGCAATTAATCGCAAGTGAAAATTTCACCTCATCAGCTGTCCTAGCTGCAATGGGCTCAACACTTTCAAATAAATATGCTGAAGGTTATCCAGGCAAGCGATACTACGGCGGCTGCGAAGAGGTGGATAAGGTTGAAATAATTGGTATTGATCGTGCTAAAAAACTATTTGGCGCAGAGCACGCAAATCTTCAACCACATTCTGGGGCAAGTGCAAACGTTGCTGTTTATCAGGCATTTACTAAGCCAGGTGACACAGTTCTGGCAATGTCGCTGCCACATGGCGGACATTTAACTCATGGTTCTAAAGTGAATTTTTCAGGTAAGTGGTTCAATGTTGTTTCCTACGGCGTTCGTCAAGATAATGAATTAATTGATTATGATCAATTGCGAGATCTTGCGATTGAGCACAAACCTAAGATGATTTGCTCAGGTGCTACTGCATATCCAAGTTTGATTGACTTCCAAAAAGTTCGTCAAATATGTGATGAGGTTGGCGCAATTATGTGGGTGGATGCAGCTCACTTTATTGGCTTAGTTGCTGGCAAGGCGATTCCATCTCCTGTGCCGTATGCGGATGTAGTTTCGTTTACAACTCACAAAGTGCTGCGCGGTCCAAGGGGTGGCATGATTTTGTCGAAAGAAAAGCATGCAGCTGCTATTGATAAAGCAATATTTCCAGGCATGCAAGGTGGGCCCATTATGAGTGCGGTTGCTGGCAAGGCAATCGTTTTAAAAGAGTGTGCAACTGCTGAGTATCAAAGTTATGCTAAAAAAGTTATTGAGAATTGCCAAGAGCTGGCTAAGAGTTTAGAGAACGAAGGAATGCGTGCAGTATCTGGTGGCACTCAAACTCACCTTGCCTTAATTGATATTCGCTCGACCGGTGTAACAGGCAAGGTTGCTGATGAAAGATGTGGGCTTTCTGGTATTACTCTCAATAAAAATGCCATTCCATATGATCCACAAACCCCAGCAGTTACCAGCGGCATAAGGGTTGGAACTGCGGCAACAACAACTCAGGGTATGGGTAAAAATGAGATGAAACAGATTGCATCATTTATTGCGCGGGCGATAAAAGATGGTGAAGATGCGGGTAAGGCTAAGGCAATTAGATCTGAGGTTCATCAATTAACTAATCAATTCCCGGTCTATCCTGAACCAAAGAATTAA
- a CDS encoding L-threonylcarbamoyladenylate synthase: MAERFDLTNQSGVEFNNAVESALRYIRAGEVIVVAAEHGYVYLANAFDKEAVNAIQILRGNPSGVALQVFIADRNVALGITPTITIQQQAVLDKFWPGLLSVTVKAQPGLTWNLGDERRLGKVNIRVPNRKFISAILRQSGPLATSSAALIGSETILDLVNLPVYESDIGAVFNEGVLSKGALSTWLEFSEKEITLQRIGAISIEQLLPLIPTISTPNL; this comes from the coding sequence ATGGCTGAGCGATTTGATTTAACCAATCAAAGTGGCGTGGAATTTAATAATGCTGTCGAGTCTGCACTTAGGTATATAAGAGCGGGTGAGGTAATAGTTGTAGCGGCTGAACATGGTTATGTATATCTTGCCAATGCTTTTGATAAAGAGGCAGTTAACGCAATTCAGATTTTGAGAGGTAATCCCAGTGGTGTGGCGCTGCAGGTTTTTATAGCAGATAGAAATGTTGCATTAGGAATCACCCCAACGATCACTATTCAACAACAGGCGGTGCTAGATAAATTCTGGCCAGGTTTGCTTTCAGTCACAGTTAAAGCACAACCGGGTCTAACCTGGAATCTAGGAGATGAAAGGCGCTTAGGAAAAGTAAATATCCGTGTGCCTAATAGAAAATTCATAAGTGCCATTTTGCGGCAATCTGGACCACTTGCCACCTCTTCGGCAGCACTAATTGGCTCTGAAACAATTTTAGATTTAGTTAATCTGCCAGTTTATGAAAGTGATATTGGCGCGGTATTTAATGAGGGAGTATTAAGCAAAGGCGCACTATCCACCTGGCTAGAGTTTTCTGAGAAAGAGATCACACTCCAGCGAATAGGTGCAATCAGCATTGAGCAATTACTACCACTGATTCCAACAATTTCTACCCCAAACCTTTAG
- the prmC gene encoding peptide chain release factor N(5)-glutamine methyltransferase, whose amino-acid sequence MKELLRAAFSQFEKNQIALVDAELLLAHLLGVSRKQIHSQLIELPDNEREKISAEYNDLIQQRLLGRPVQYITSSAPFRYLDLAVGEGVLIPRPETELIVDRVIGFLNSSADRDLPKSVIDLGAGSGAISIAIASEALLKGLKVTVVAVEKSAAAAIWLNKNIAKYDLPIRVVIDDVATALPEVKADLVVANPPYIPNEEKLPLEVEKYEPEIALRGGPADGMQIPQQFIQAAERLLKPGGFFITEHHEKQGEQIRKMLAKDFLPAQTHADLTGRDRFTSAIRR is encoded by the coding sequence TTGAAAGAGCTGCTCAGAGCAGCATTCTCGCAATTTGAAAAGAATCAAATTGCCCTAGTTGATGCTGAGTTACTGCTAGCTCACTTATTAGGAGTTTCTAGAAAACAAATTCATAGTCAATTAATAGAACTTCCGGATAATGAACGAGAAAAAATATCTGCCGAATACAATGATTTAATCCAGCAGCGCCTGTTAGGCAGGCCTGTTCAGTACATAACATCAAGCGCCCCATTCAGATACTTAGATTTAGCTGTTGGTGAAGGGGTGTTAATCCCCAGACCCGAAACCGAGCTGATAGTTGATCGGGTGATTGGTTTTCTAAACTCATCTGCGGATAGAGATTTACCCAAGAGTGTAATTGATTTAGGTGCTGGCAGTGGTGCGATAAGTATTGCTATTGCCTCTGAAGCCTTGTTAAAAGGATTAAAAGTTACCGTAGTGGCGGTAGAAAAATCAGCAGCTGCTGCAATTTGGTTAAACAAAAATATTGCAAAATACGATTTACCAATCAGGGTAGTAATTGACGATGTTGCTACTGCATTACCTGAGGTAAAAGCAGATTTAGTTGTTGCCAATCCCCCTTACATACCTAATGAAGAAAAGTTGCCGCTGGAGGTAGAGAAATATGAACCAGAGATTGCTTTGCGAGGTGGCCCAGCTGATGGAATGCAGATTCCACAGCAATTTATCCAAGCTGCAGAGCGATTGTTAAAGCCTGGTGGCTTTTTCATTACCGAGCATCATGAAAAGCAGGGTGAGCAAATTAGAAAAATGTTAGCCAAAGATTTCTTACCTGCTCAAACTCACGCTGACCTTACCGGTCGCGATAGATTCACCAGCGCAATCAGACGATAG
- the prfA gene encoding peptide chain release factor 1 — protein MERFAKVNELLAEYESLEAQMADPAIHADQNKARSLGKRYAQLGPVIAGYRAYKLAEDDFNAGKELAEVDPAFASELTGLESTKDAAAATLEELLLPRDANDDRDVIMEIKAGAGGDESAIFAGDLFRMYSRFAEKQGWKVEVIDATSSDMGGYKDMSIAIKSKGVAKPGQTPYAKLKFEGGVHRVQRVPETESQGRIHTSAAGVLILPEAEEIDVDINMNDLRIDVYRSSGPGGQSVNTTDSAVRITHIPTGIVVSCQNEKSQLQNKESALRILRARMLAAAQEEADRIASAERKNQVRTVDRSERIRTYNFPENRLSDHRVNYKANNLNSVMDGDLEAVIQSLIEADRTAKLSAGNS, from the coding sequence ATGGAACGGTTTGCAAAAGTTAATGAATTATTGGCTGAGTATGAATCTTTAGAGGCGCAAATGGCAGACCCTGCTATTCATGCTGACCAAAATAAAGCTAGATCTTTGGGTAAACGCTACGCCCAACTTGGTCCAGTAATTGCAGGTTATCGGGCATACAAATTAGCTGAAGATGATTTCAATGCTGGCAAAGAGCTAGCAGAGGTAGACCCTGCCTTTGCATCTGAACTCACTGGATTAGAAAGTACTAAAGATGCTGCCGCTGCAACATTAGAGGAGTTGCTACTTCCGCGAGATGCCAATGATGATCGCGATGTGATTATGGAGATTAAGGCTGGTGCTGGTGGGGATGAGTCTGCGATATTTGCTGGTGATCTATTTCGAATGTACTCACGGTTTGCTGAAAAGCAGGGCTGGAAGGTAGAGGTTATCGACGCTACATCCAGTGATATGGGTGGCTATAAAGATATGTCTATTGCGATTAAATCTAAAGGAGTTGCTAAACCTGGACAGACACCATATGCAAAACTCAAGTTTGAAGGTGGCGTACATCGAGTACAACGAGTGCCAGAGACAGAATCACAGGGGAGAATCCACACTTCAGCTGCAGGAGTTTTAATACTTCCAGAGGCTGAAGAGATTGATGTTGATATTAATATGAATGATTTGCGAATTGATGTTTATCGATCATCTGGTCCTGGAGGACAAAGCGTTAACACCACCGACTCTGCGGTCAGAATTACCCACATTCCCACTGGAATAGTGGTTTCCTGCCAAAATGAAAAAAGCCAATTACAAAATAAAGAGTCAGCCCTTCGGATATTAAGAGCGCGTATGTTGGCTGCGGCGCAGGAAGAGGCAGATCGAATCGCATCGGCAGAACGTAAAAATCAGGTTAGAACCGTTGACCGAAGCGAAAGAATAAGAACTTATAATTTCCCCGAAAACCGTTTGAGTGATCACAGAGTCAATTACAAAGCAAATAATCTAAACTCAGTTATGGACGGGGATTTAGAGGCAGTAATTCAATCATTGATTGAGGCCGATCGGACTGCAAAATTATCGGCAGGTAACTCTTGA
- a CDS encoding type B 50S ribosomal protein L31, with amino-acid sequence MKKEIHPEYGPVAFRDFSTGDIFLTKSTLVSKPGLKTVEIEGQTVPVIEVEVSSYSHPFYTGTQRILDTGGRVAKFQERAAKATKRNPK; translated from the coding sequence ATGAAGAAAGAAATTCATCCAGAGTATGGTCCGGTTGCTTTTAGAGATTTCAGTACCGGCGATATATTTTTAACAAAATCGACTTTAGTTAGTAAGCCAGGTTTAAAAACTGTTGAAATTGAAGGACAGACCGTACCAGTCATTGAGGTTGAAGTAAGTAGCTACAGCCATCCTTTCTATACCGGCACGCAGAGAATTCTTGACACTGGTGGCCGAGTGGCTAAGTTCCAAGAGCGAGCAGCAAAGGCTACAAAGCGCAACCCTAAGTAG